The following are from one region of the Yoonia sp. R2331 genome:
- the ihfA gene encoding integration host factor subunit alpha, whose translation MADKTLTRMDLADAVHSQVGLSRNESADLVERVLTHVSDALVRGEQVKISSFGTFSVREKAARVGRNPKTGEEVPIHPRRVLTFRPSHLMKDRVAAGNKK comes from the coding sequence ATGGCCGATAAGACTTTGACACGTATGGATCTCGCAGATGCCGTCCACAGCCAGGTGGGCCTGTCGCGCAACGAAAGCGCTGATCTTGTTGAACGTGTGCTGACCCATGTCTCTGATGCGCTGGTGCGTGGCGAGCAGGTCAAAATCTCGTCCTTCGGCACCTTCTCGGTCCGTGAAAAAGCCGCCCGCGTGGGCCGCAACCCCAAGACCGGGGAAGAGGTGCCGATCCACCCCCGCCGCGTTCTGACCTTCCGTCCAAGCCACCTGATGAAAGATCGGGTTGCGGCAGGCAACAAGAAATAA
- the plsX gene encoding phosphate acyltransferase PlsX: MTNGQTDHNPTPASAAHVLSVDAMGGDSGPATVVAGLARFLSKNPRAQAILHGSETKLQKHVTKHRIADRVTIRNTTDVVKMTDKPSQALRSGKQTSMWSAIEAVRNGEAGVVISCGNTGALMAMSMLRLRKAEGVNRPAIACLWPSRNAQGYNVMLDAGADIRADQDDLLTYALMGASYARNAFDLARPRIGLLNVGVEEHKGRAELKVAHEMIGSAAPKGEFEYIGFVEGGDLPSERVDVIVTDGFTGNVALKTGEGTANLISESLRSAFKRNPLSMLGALMARGSLNWLRKRIDPRRVNGGVFLGLNKTVIKSHGSADATGVAAALALGYRLAQSGFSDKLAARVATAAALAQDTIQTGAQDTAKDTGK; encoded by the coding sequence ATGACCAACGGCCAGACGGACCACAATCCGACGCCTGCGTCAGCTGCCCACGTCCTCTCTGTTGACGCCATGGGTGGCGATTCCGGGCCTGCAACGGTGGTTGCGGGCCTTGCGCGTTTTCTGTCCAAGAACCCGCGCGCACAGGCGATTTTGCACGGGTCCGAAACCAAGCTGCAAAAGCACGTCACCAAACACCGGATCGCGGACCGGGTGACGATCCGCAACACCACCGATGTGGTCAAAATGACCGACAAGCCAAGCCAGGCGCTGCGCTCGGGCAAGCAGACCTCCATGTGGTCCGCGATCGAGGCGGTGCGCAATGGCGAAGCGGGCGTGGTGATCTCTTGCGGCAACACCGGCGCGCTGATGGCGATGTCGATGCTGCGCCTGCGCAAGGCCGAAGGCGTGAACCGCCCCGCCATCGCCTGTCTCTGGCCCAGCCGTAATGCCCAAGGCTACAACGTCATGCTTGACGCGGGTGCCGACATCCGCGCCGATCAGGACGACCTTTTGACCTATGCGCTGATGGGCGCATCCTATGCCCGCAACGCCTTTGATCTGGCCCGCCCGCGCATCGGCCTGCTGAACGTGGGCGTCGAAGAACATAAAGGCCGCGCCGAACTCAAAGTCGCACATGAAATGATCGGCTCTGCCGCGCCCAAGGGCGAATTTGAATATATCGGCTTTGTCGAAGGCGGCGATCTCCCGTCCGAGCGTGTAGACGTCATCGTCACCGATGGGTTCACCGGCAACGTGGCGCTGAAAACCGGCGAAGGCACCGCCAACCTGATCTCTGAATCGCTGCGCTCCGCGTTCAAGCGTAACCCCCTGTCGATGCTGGGGGCGCTGATGGCCCGTGGCTCGCTGAACTGGCTGCGCAAACGGATCGACCCGCGCCGTGTGAACGGCGGCGTGTTCCTGGGCCTCAACAAGACCGTGATCAAAAGCCACGGCTCTGCGGATGCCACTGGCGTTGCCGCCGCACTTGCCCTTGGCTACCGCCTCGCACAATCGGGCTTTTCGGACAAACTGGCCGCACGGGTTGCCACAGCCGCCGCCCTCGCCCAAGATACGATCCAAACAGGTGCACAAGACACCGCAAAGGATACAGGCAAATGA
- a CDS encoding outer membrane protein assembly factor BamE, with amino-acid sequence MKLGLSARMRSVMALGVLILAVACNPVIRNHGFIPFQEDLDRIVIGQDSREAVAQLVGPPSAGGVPAGGDYYYVASKFRHYGAVAPVEISREVLAIRFDSAGVVRNIERFGLEDGRVIVLSRRVTDDNIADTTFIRQLLGNIGRVNAADFIGEN; translated from the coding sequence ATGAAACTTGGCTTGAGTGCGCGGATGCGGTCTGTGATGGCGTTGGGTGTGCTGATCCTGGCGGTGGCTTGCAACCCGGTCATCCGCAATCACGGCTTTATCCCGTTTCAGGAAGATCTGGACCGGATCGTGATCGGACAGGACAGCCGCGAGGCTGTGGCGCAACTGGTGGGACCGCCCAGTGCGGGTGGTGTGCCGGCGGGCGGTGACTATTACTATGTCGCCAGCAAATTCCGCCATTACGGTGCCGTAGCCCCCGTTGAGATTTCGCGCGAGGTGCTGGCCATTCGTTTTGATAGCGCCGGAGTGGTCCGCAATATCGAGCGGTTCGGGCTGGAAGATGGGCGCGTGATCGTGCTGTCGCGGCGCGTCACCGACGATAACATTGCCGATACCACGTTCATCCGGCAGCTTTTGGGCAACATCGGGCGTGTGAACGCCGCTGACTTCATCGGTGAAAACTAG
- the scpB gene encoding SMC-Scp complex subunit ScpB, translating into MTDAPQNDSLFEAPPMGEQERMVEAILFATADPVTVTELTGRMPHGSDPAEALAHLRKRYEGRGVNVVKVGDAWAIRTASDLGFLMQKETVETRKLSRAAIETLAIVAYHQPVTRAEIEEIRGVSVSRGTIDQLIELEWIRFGRRRMTPGRPVTFVVTQGFLDHFGLENARDLPGLKELRSAGLLENRPPPGALPDPEEASEDDTDQVDMFEED; encoded by the coding sequence ATGACTGACGCCCCCCAAAACGACAGCCTGTTCGAGGCCCCGCCCATGGGCGAACAGGAACGCATGGTCGAGGCGATCCTGTTTGCCACGGCTGATCCGGTGACGGTGACGGAACTGACCGGGCGGATGCCGCATGGGTCGGACCCGGCAGAGGCGCTGGCGCATCTGCGCAAACGCTATGAGGGGCGCGGGGTGAACGTGGTCAAGGTCGGGGATGCCTGGGCTATTCGCACGGCATCTGACCTTGGGTTCCTGATGCAAAAGGAAACGGTTGAGACCCGCAAGCTGAGCCGCGCGGCGATCGAAACGCTGGCGATTGTGGCCTATCATCAGCCTGTGACACGGGCCGAGATCGAGGAAATTCGCGGCGTGAGCGTCAGCCGCGGTACGATTGATCAATTGATCGAGCTGGAGTGGATCCGCTTTGGCCGCAGACGGATGACGCCGGGCCGACCTGTGACCTTTGTGGTGACCCAAGGGTTCCTTGATCACTTTGGGCTGGAAAACGCCCGCGACCTGCCGGGGCTGAAGGAACTACGCTCTGCGGGATTGTTGGAAAACCGCCCGCCACCCGGTGCCTTACCGGACCCCGAAGAGGCATCCGAGGACGACACCGATCAGGTGGATATGTTCGAAGAAGATTAA
- a CDS encoding beta-ketoacyl-ACP synthase III, whose product MTRRAVVKGVGHYLPERVVPNAEFEKSLDTSNEWIISRSGIERRHFAAEGETTSDLATHAAKAALADAGIDGADIDAIVLATSTADMTFPSAATMVQANIGNTKGFAFDVQAVCAGFVFALTNANALIASGQADRVLVIGAETFSRIMDWTDRSTCVLFGDGAGALVLAAETGDGTAADRGVLSTDLNSDGRFRDLLYVDGGVATQNTGVLRMEGKEVFRHAVEKLAQTAHTALDKVGLGADDVDWVVPHQANIRIIQSTAKKLGVGMDRVVVTVQDHGNTSAASIPLALSVGKANGQIKPGDLIVTEAIGGGLAWGAVVLRW is encoded by the coding sequence ATGACAAGACGCGCTGTGGTCAAAGGTGTCGGGCACTACCTGCCCGAACGCGTGGTGCCAAATGCCGAGTTTGAAAAATCGCTCGACACGTCCAATGAATGGATCATCAGCCGTTCCGGCATAGAACGCCGTCACTTCGCAGCCGAAGGCGAAACCACCTCAGACCTGGCCACCCACGCCGCCAAAGCGGCCCTTGCCGACGCTGGCATTGACGGCGCAGACATCGACGCCATCGTGTTGGCGACCTCCACCGCCGATATGACCTTTCCCTCTGCGGCCACGATGGTGCAGGCCAATATCGGCAACACCAAAGGGTTTGCCTTTGATGTGCAAGCCGTTTGCGCGGGCTTTGTCTTTGCGCTGACCAACGCCAATGCGCTGATCGCCTCCGGTCAGGCCGACCGCGTGCTGGTCATTGGCGCCGAAACCTTCAGCCGCATCATGGACTGGACAGACCGGTCCACCTGCGTGCTCTTTGGCGACGGCGCTGGCGCGCTGGTACTCGCGGCGGAAACCGGTGATGGCACCGCCGCCGACCGCGGCGTGCTGTCAACCGACCTCAATTCGGACGGACGCTTCCGCGACCTGCTCTATGTGGACGGCGGCGTTGCCACTCAAAACACCGGTGTCCTCCGCATGGAAGGCAAAGAGGTGTTCCGCCACGCCGTTGAAAAGCTTGCACAAACCGCACACACCGCCCTTGATAAAGTAGGCCTGGGTGCGGATGACGTCGACTGGGTCGTTCCGCATCAGGCCAATATCCGCATCATCCAATCCACCGCCAAAAAGCTGGGCGTCGGCATGGATCGCGTCGTTGTCACCGTGCAGGATCACGGCAATACCTCTGCCGCATCCATCCCCTTGGCCCTGTCCGTGGGCAAGGCCAACGGCCAGATCAAACCCGGTGATTTGATCGTGACAGAGGCGATCGGCGGCGGTCTGGCTTGGGGTGCCGTGGTTCTGCGCTGGTAA
- a CDS encoding 2'-deoxycytidine 5'-triphosphate deaminase has product MDQGVLADHQITDLITAGAITATAPIADGQVQPASLDLRLGPVAYRVRASFLAGQSRTVTDRLADFQMHEIPLTDGAVLEKGCVYVVPLLESLDLPQAMTAAASAKSSIGRLDLLTRIITDHGTEFDRVPAGYSGPLYVEICPRSFSVVAQTGQMLNQIIFRNGDTRMSDAALRALHADTPIVDGDPVISDGLGFSVDLKPDSGTLVGYRAKPHTGVVDLGKLNHYDPADYWEPVHATDGWIILDPGAFYILVSRESIAIPPMQAAEMAPYLAMVGEFRVHYAGFFDPGFGWAGAGGTGSRGVLEVRCHEAPFVLEHGQVVGRLIYEQMAALPAALYGVDIKSNYQGQGLKLSKHFKSP; this is encoded by the coding sequence ATGGATCAGGGCGTTTTAGCCGATCACCAGATCACAGACCTGATCACCGCAGGCGCGATCACTGCGACCGCCCCCATTGCCGATGGCCAGGTGCAACCCGCCTCGCTTGATCTGCGCCTTGGGCCCGTAGCCTACCGCGTTCGCGCCTCGTTTCTGGCGGGGCAAAGCCGCACAGTGACCGACCGGCTGGCCGACTTTCAGATGCACGAGATTCCGCTGACTGATGGCGCCGTGCTCGAAAAAGGCTGCGTCTATGTGGTGCCCCTGCTGGAATCGCTTGATCTGCCGCAGGCCATGACCGCCGCCGCCTCTGCCAAATCTTCTATCGGGCGGCTTGATCTTCTGACCCGGATCATCACCGACCACGGGACCGAATTTGACCGCGTGCCTGCGGGCTACTCCGGCCCACTTTATGTTGAGATTTGTCCGCGCAGTTTTTCTGTCGTCGCTCAAACCGGGCAGATGCTCAACCAGATCATCTTTCGCAACGGCGACACCCGCATGTCGGACGCCGCCCTGCGCGCCCTGCACGCCGATACCCCCATCGTGGACGGTGATCCGGTCATTTCCGACGGTCTTGGCTTTTCGGTCGACCTCAAACCCGACAGCGGCACGCTTGTCGGTTACCGTGCCAAACCGCACACCGGCGTTGTCGATCTGGGCAAACTCAACCACTACGACCCCGCCGATTATTGGGAACCGGTCCATGCGACCGACGGCTGGATCATCCTTGACCCCGGTGCCTTCTACATCCTCGTCAGCCGCGAAAGCATCGCGATCCCGCCGATGCAAGCGGCTGAAATGGCCCCCTATCTGGCCATGGTCGGAGAGTTCCGCGTGCACTACGCCGGGTTCTTTGATCCCGGCTTTGGCTGGGCTGGGGCCGGTGGCACCGGCTCACGCGGCGTGCTCGAAGTGCGCTGCCACGAAGCCCCCTTTGTGCTGGAACATGGTCAGGTTGTCGGGCGGTTGATCTACGAACAGATGGCCGCCCTGCCCGCCGCACTTTATGGTGTTGATATCAAATCGAATTATCAGGGTCAGGGGTTGAAGCTGTCAAAGCACTTCAAATCCCCCTGA
- a CDS encoding GNAT family N-acetyltransferase, with protein sequence MTIAFRMGRYGVRQAGSDADIVACQQLRYRCFFGCEGLDAESYDQTCDHLMIADGGRLVATCRIRVVEGGDLAQTYGGARYDLRRLADFGAPMLELGRFCIAPGAQDGDVLRLLWGVLTQVVDARRIGLIFGCASFEGVDPGPYRAVFQRLADRHLAPPEIAPGIRAREVVRLDAVTGGPDREPMPPLLRSYLGMGGWVSDHAVIDREMQTLHVFTGLEMAKVPARRAAALRAMLA encoded by the coding sequence ATGACGATTGCGTTTCGCATGGGCCGATATGGGGTCCGCCAGGCTGGAAGTGACGCGGATATCGTGGCCTGCCAGCAATTGCGCTATCGGTGCTTCTTTGGTTGCGAAGGGCTGGATGCGGAAAGCTATGATCAGACATGCGATCATCTGATGATCGCCGATGGCGGGCGGTTGGTGGCGACCTGCCGCATCCGGGTGGTTGAAGGGGGTGATTTGGCCCAGACCTATGGCGGGGCGCGCTATGATCTGCGCCGTTTGGCCGATTTTGGCGCGCCGATGCTGGAGCTGGGGCGGTTCTGTATCGCGCCGGGCGCGCAAGACGGCGATGTGCTGCGGCTTTTGTGGGGTGTGCTGACACAGGTGGTGGATGCGCGGCGGATTGGCCTGATCTTTGGCTGTGCGAGCTTTGAAGGGGTCGATCCGGGGCCTTACAGGGCGGTGTTTCAGCGGCTGGCAGACCGGCATCTGGCCCCGCCAGAGATCGCGCCGGGGATCAGGGCGCGCGAGGTTGTGCGGCTGGATGCGGTCACTGGCGGTCCTGATCGGGAGCCGATGCCGCCCCTGTTGCGCAGTTATCTGGGCATGGGCGGATGGGTCAGCGATCACGCGGTGATCGACCGGGAGATGCAGACGCTGCATGTGTTCACCGGGCTTGAGATGGCCAAAGTGCCTGCGCGGCGGGCGGCGGCGCTGCGTGCGATGTTGGCATAG
- a CDS encoding MerR family transcriptional regulator, giving the protein MAKARDAFRTISEVSDWLDTPAHVLRFWESKFAQVKPVKRAGGRRYYRPEDMQLLGGIKILLHEQGMTIKGAQKLLREQGVKHVAALSPDPTASAPEVKAAMPPPAQAPAAEPAPVVPADVEPPAPAPVTAAPAAAPDPTPVADNVTPLTAMPPPTAPAEPVNTPAAPAATAPEPALPREAKTPAEPRIFAALRDASDDRLRAKAAQIAPLVARLQDVRDRMRQS; this is encoded by the coding sequence GTGGCCAAAGCCCGCGACGCCTTCCGCACCATCTCTGAAGTCTCTGACTGGCTGGATACGCCCGCCCATGTGCTGCGTTTCTGGGAAAGCAAGTTCGCACAGGTGAAACCCGTCAAACGCGCAGGTGGCCGCCGGTACTACCGGCCAGAGGATATGCAGCTTCTGGGTGGCATCAAGATCCTGCTGCACGAACAGGGCATGACGATCAAAGGCGCGCAGAAACTGCTGCGCGAACAGGGCGTCAAACATGTGGCGGCCCTGTCACCCGATCCCACCGCATCTGCGCCAGAGGTGAAGGCGGCGATGCCGCCACCGGCACAGGCCCCGGCGGCTGAACCGGCACCCGTCGTTCCGGCAGATGTTGAACCACCGGCCCCCGCCCCTGTCACCGCAGCACCTGCGGCAGCACCGGACCCAACGCCTGTGGCCGACAATGTCACACCGCTGACCGCCATGCCGCCGCCCACAGCCCCTGCAGAACCGGTCAATACGCCCGCAGCCCCTGCAGCAACGGCCCCTGAACCGGCCCTCCCGCGCGAGGCGAAAACGCCCGCAGAACCGCGCATTTTTGCAGCCCTCCGCGACGCCAGCGACGACCGCTTGCGCGCCAAGGCTGCCCAGATCGCACCGCTTGTCGCACGGCTTCAGGATGTGCGCGACCGGATGCGGCAAAGCTGA
- a CDS encoding DUF177 domain-containing protein, whose protein sequence is MAFYPPYNIAVPQFKNGTIPLVTLPSTILRLADLTNRRATTFALVPSGDEMRAIAAHLDLRGLRKLRFAGEIAPLGDTDWTLTAQLGATVTQDCVVTLDAVNTRIDTPVTRTYAADLVEPDAAEVEMPEDDTVEPLPATVDVAAVMIEALSLALPDFPRAEGANLGQAQFTEPGSTAMSDDDAKPFAGLAALRDSLADDAPNDAGEEGEK, encoded by the coding sequence ATGGCCTTTTATCCCCCCTACAACATCGCAGTGCCCCAATTCAAGAATGGAACCATTCCCTTGGTGACCTTGCCCAGCACGATCCTGCGCCTCGCAGACCTCACAAACCGCCGCGCAACGACCTTTGCGCTGGTGCCTTCGGGTGATGAAATGCGCGCAATTGCGGCACATCTTGACCTGCGTGGCCTGCGCAAACTGCGTTTTGCCGGTGAAATTGCCCCGCTGGGTGACACCGACTGGACCCTGACCGCGCAACTGGGCGCCACCGTGACACAAGATTGTGTTGTGACACTTGATGCGGTGAACACCCGCATTGATACCCCCGTGACCCGGACCTATGCCGCCGATCTGGTGGAACCCGACGCAGCAGAGGTCGAAATGCCCGAAGACGACACGGTCGAACCTTTGCCCGCAACCGTGGATGTCGCCGCGGTGATGATCGAGGCGCTCTCGCTCGCCCTGCCCGATTTCCCCCGCGCCGAAGGTGCCAACCTTGGTCAGGCGCAGTTCACCGAACCGGGATCCACCGCGATGTCGGACGATGATGCCAAGCCTTTTGCGGGCCTTGCCGCCCTGCGTGACAGCCTTGCGGATGACGCCCCGAATGACGCCGGCGAAGAGGGTGAAAAATAG
- a CDS encoding PACE efflux transporter has translation MLATRTLRERILQTCAFEAIGIACVTPLFMAFYGGHASESLALMIAISLAVMIWAPLYGFIFDRIEGRRTGRVASDRPNAVRVLHAVLYELTAVSVTLPLAMAIGGLTFGQAIGLNIWLTLFYVAYAYGFFLIYDRLRPVRRAS, from the coding sequence ATGCTGGCCACACGTACCCTGCGCGAGCGCATTCTACAGACCTGCGCCTTTGAGGCGATTGGCATTGCCTGCGTCACCCCATTGTTCATGGCGTTCTACGGCGGGCACGCCAGCGAAAGCCTGGCGCTGATGATCGCCATATCACTGGCGGTGATGATCTGGGCCCCGCTTTACGGGTTCATCTTTGACCGGATCGAGGGCCGCCGCACCGGGCGTGTCGCAAGCGACCGACCCAACGCGGTGCGGGTTCTGCACGCGGTTCTGTACGAGTTGACTGCCGTCAGCGTCACGCTGCCGCTGGCGATGGCGATTGGCGGGCTGACATTCGGTCAGGCCATTGGGCTGAACATTTGGCTGACGCTGTTCTACGTGGCCTACGCCTATGGCTTTTTCCTGATTTACGACCGGCTGCGCCCGGTGCGGAGGGCATCATGA
- the rpmF gene encoding 50S ribosomal protein L32, whose product MAVQQNKVSKSRRNNRRAHDALVAANPNECDNCGELKRPHHVCPSCGHYATREVVAQANEIDLDDDAA is encoded by the coding sequence ATGGCCGTCCAGCAGAATAAAGTCTCCAAGTCACGCCGCAACAATCGCCGCGCGCATGATGCATTGGTGGCTGCAAACCCCAACGAATGCGACAACTGTGGCGAGCTGAAGCGCCCGCACCACGTTTGCCCCTCTTGCGGTCACTACGCCACGCGCGAAGTTGTGGCACAGGCAAACGAGATTGATCTGGACGACGACGCAGCCTAA
- a CDS encoding ScpA family protein: protein MPSEFQEDAVSVTERLAAEALIVDVGAFEGPLDLLLTLSRTQKVDLREISILALAEQYLAFVEQAKELRLELAADYLVMAAWLAFLKSRLLLPPDPTEEGPSGEELAAHLAFQLERLEAMRGAAAKLMARDQLGRDFFARGITEDVQRVRRVTYTATLLDLMQGYARIRTKDEFRPFVLDREAVMTMEQALDRMRQLIGFAGEWTDISSYLPEGWEMDPAKRRSSTAATFAASLELAKEGKIDIRQSDTFAPIQIRKRAPQDD from the coding sequence GTGCCATCGGAGTTTCAGGAAGACGCAGTCAGCGTGACCGAACGGCTTGCCGCCGAGGCGCTGATCGTGGACGTGGGCGCGTTTGAGGGCCCGCTGGACCTGCTGCTGACGCTGAGCCGCACGCAAAAGGTGGACCTGCGCGAAATTTCGATTCTGGCGCTGGCCGAGCAATATCTGGCCTTTGTCGAACAGGCCAAGGAATTGCGGCTGGAACTGGCCGCCGATTATCTGGTGATGGCCGCCTGGCTGGCGTTCCTCAAATCGCGCCTGTTGTTGCCGCCTGACCCGACTGAAGAGGGACCATCAGGCGAGGAACTTGCCGCGCACCTTGCGTTCCAGCTGGAACGGCTTGAGGCGATGCGCGGGGCGGCGGCCAAGCTGATGGCGCGGGATCAATTGGGGCGTGATTTCTTTGCCCGAGGTATCACCGAAGACGTGCAACGCGTGCGGCGCGTGACCTATACCGCAACGTTGCTGGACCTGATGCAGGGCTATGCACGCATTCGCACCAAGGATGAATTCCGCCCCTTCGTGTTGGACCGCGAGGCGGTGATGACGATGGAACAGGCGCTGGACCGGATGCGCCAGTTGATCGGTTTTGCGGGCGAATGGACCGACATTTCCAGCTATCTGCCCGAAGGGTGGGAAATGGACCCCGCCAAGCGCCGGTCATCGACCGCCGCCACCTTTGCCGCCAGTCTGGAACTGGCGAAAGAAGGCAAGATCGACATCCGCCAGTCCGACACTTTTGCCCCCATTCAAATTCGAAAAAGAGCGCCTCAAGATGACTGA
- the msrB gene encoding peptide-methionine (R)-S-oxide reductase MsrB, with protein MTVVEKVTKTDAEWRADLSDMAYKVLRKHGTERAGTHDNFPKDPGTFACAGCGTPLFAQDTKFESGTGWPSFYAPLDAEMVGEKEDRSFFMRRTEVHCNRCDGHLGHVFPDGPQPTGLRYCINGAALSFEPDNTD; from the coding sequence ATGACAGTGGTTGAAAAAGTGACCAAAACAGATGCCGAATGGCGCGCGGACCTTTCGGACATGGCCTATAAGGTGCTGCGCAAACATGGCACCGAACGCGCCGGCACCCATGACAACTTTCCCAAAGACCCCGGCACATTTGCCTGCGCGGGCTGTGGGACGCCGCTTTTTGCGCAAGACACAAAATTCGAAAGCGGCACCGGTTGGCCGTCGTTCTACGCGCCCCTTGATGCTGAAATGGTTGGCGAAAAAGAGGATCGCAGCTTTTTCATGCGCCGCACAGAGGTGCATTGTAACCGCTGTGACGGACATCTGGGCCATGTCTTTCCCGACGGGCCACAACCCACCGGCCTGCGCTATTGCATCAATGGCGCGGCGCTGTCGTTTGAACCCGACAACACCGACTAA
- a CDS encoding GGDEF domain-containing protein, protein MYVDPAGDFHSRYRFILLAQRLRRPLAAMSVLLGLAGLLLPFVAPEDVVRAIMGDAVTHPATAVGLLFLAGGLISYRPQRPTPVWRYAMSGTMLCGLVVLLAMRLFVASGGEAGAIIAPILASFSGMGSDTALVLALFFASAITRRHAGRAGLALALMGVAVLVCDVLALSFGADLFEGQMAVSTLIALVPAALAVLTLYAHRPFARVLLLAGPVGLRTRVMLVVGFFVPLLGGIVLHRMVGVPDRLIPAEALVIGVILLSTCTVALASGFQQERAERARRMLSAELHRMATMDQLTGVLNRNGIKAALQAQWTRFQTENKPCHVILFDLDHFKQINDRLGHDAGDRVLATVGRLTKAQLRNGDAVGRWGGEEFLVVTGADTEAQATTLAERLRSTIAAKVAGAAGYPTHLGPVTASFGVAAMLVSDDSPNQVIKRADLALYRAKDAGRNQAFLDHKKLTAAA, encoded by the coding sequence ATGTATGTTGACCCCGCGGGCGATTTTCACAGTCGCTATCGGTTCATTCTGTTAGCGCAACGGCTGCGGCGGCCGTTGGCGGCGATGTCAGTCTTGCTGGGGTTGGCCGGGTTGCTGTTGCCCTTTGTGGCGCCAGAAGATGTTGTGCGCGCGATCATGGGCGACGCGGTGACCCATCCGGCCACCGCTGTGGGCCTGCTTTTTCTGGCCGGTGGGTTGATAAGCTATCGCCCGCAACGCCCGACGCCGGTGTGGCGCTATGCGATGTCTGGCACGATGCTGTGCGGGCTGGTGGTGCTTTTGGCCATGCGGCTTTTCGTGGCGTCAGGCGGCGAGGCGGGGGCCATTATTGCGCCGATCTTGGCGTCATTCTCTGGCATGGGATCAGACACTGCATTGGTTCTGGCCTTGTTCTTTGCCTCTGCCATCACCCGCCGCCACGCGGGCCGCGCCGGGCTGGCGTTGGCGCTGATGGGCGTGGCGGTTTTGGTTTGCGACGTGCTGGCGCTGAGCTTTGGGGCGGATTTGTTTGAAGGGCAGATGGCGGTGTCGACGCTGATCGCCCTGGTGCCGGCGGCCTTGGCGGTGTTGACACTTTACGCGCATCGGCCTTTTGCGCGGGTGCTGCTGCTGGCCGGGCCGGTGGGGCTTCGGACCCGTGTGATGTTGGTGGTTGGGTTTTTTGTGCCGCTGTTGGGGGGGATCGTACTGCACCGGATGGTCGGTGTGCCGGACAGGCTGATCCCGGCTGAGGCCCTTGTGATCGGGGTGATCCTGCTAAGCACTTGCACAGTGGCGCTGGCATCGGGGTTTCAGCAAGAGCGCGCCGAACGCGCACGCCGGATGCTGAGCGCGGAGTTGCACCGCATGGCGACGATGGACCAACTGACAGGGGTGTTGAACCGCAATGGGATCAAGGCCGCCTTGCAGGCCCAGTGGACCCGGTTTCAAACCGAGAACAAGCCATGCCATGTGATCCTGTTTGATCTGGACCATTTCAAGCAGATCAACGACAGGTTGGGCCATGATGCGGGCGACCGGGTGTTAGCGACAGTGGGCCGCCTGACAAAGGCGCAGTTACGCAATGGTGACGCCGTGGGCCGCTGGGGCGGAGAGGAGTTTCTGGTGGTCACCGGCGCTGACACCGAGGCGCAGGCCACGACGCTGGCCGAACGGTTGCGCAGCACGATTGCGGCGAAAGTCGCGGGCGCTGCGGGCTACCCTACGCATCTGGGACCGGTCACAGCATCCTTTGGGGTTGCCGCGATGCTGGTCAGCGACGACAGCCCCAATCAGGTGATCAAGCGCGCCGATCTGGCGCTGTATCGGGCCAAGGACGCCGGTCGCAATCAAGCGTTTCTGGACCACAAAAAACTGACAGCGGCCGCCTGA